The proteins below come from a single Zhouia spongiae genomic window:
- a CDS encoding GNAT family N-acetyltransferase: protein MADYIIREIKPGDNEKLANVLRSVLLEHDVPKVGTAYADKALDKMYEAYDEEKASYFVVELDGKVLGGAGIAALAYYDGNVCELQKMYFLEAARGKGIGMKMMQACLDRAREYGFEKCYLETMPNMLAAQKLYKKSGFGYIDAPMGNTGHCSCTVWMLKYL, encoded by the coding sequence ATGGCAGATTATATTATAAGAGAAATAAAACCAGGTGATAATGAGAAGTTGGCAAACGTATTGAGATCGGTTCTTCTCGAGCACGATGTGCCGAAAGTTGGTACGGCATATGCAGATAAAGCTTTGGATAAGATGTATGAAGCTTACGATGAAGAAAAAGCCTCCTATTTTGTGGTTGAGCTTGACGGAAAAGTTCTAGGTGGTGCCGGTATAGCTGCTTTGGCTTATTATGATGGTAATGTATGTGAACTTCAGAAGATGTATTTTCTGGAGGCAGCAAGAGGGAAGGGAATAGGGATGAAGATGATGCAAGCCTGTCTTGACAGGGCCCGGGAATATGGTTTTGAAAAGTGTTATCTGGAAACGATGCCTAATATGCTGGCAGCGCAGAAACTATATAAAAAATCCGGGTTTGGGTATATAGACGCCCCGATGGGAAATACCGGACATTGTTCTTGTACGGTATGGATGCTAAAATATTTGTAA
- the ribD gene encoding bifunctional diaminohydroxyphosphoribosylaminopyrimidine deaminase/5-amino-6-(5-phosphoribosylamino)uracil reductase RibD, with amino-acid sequence MNIHEKYIKRCIELAKNGLGNTYPNPLVGSVIVYQDKIIGEGWHKRAGEPHAEVNAINSVRNRNLLKKATIYVSLEPCSHFGKTPPCSDLIISSGIKNVVVGAIDPFVEVAGRGIKKMIEAGCNVTVGVLDEECQALNKRFFTFHNKKRPYIILKWAESADGYVSPVKKNIKEPVWLTNQYSRQLVHKWRSEEQAILVGTNTVLDDNPKLNTRDWKGLSPVRVVIDKNLKTYPDHCIWNGHVKTFIITDLSSEDKNLSDNIILQKVDFQKPVIHEICKILFQEGLQSIIIEGGSKTLQNFIDENLWDEIRKFKSKVVLNEGTPAPVTGATIISAEKILTDNLFYYYNND; translated from the coding sequence GTGAATATACACGAAAAATACATAAAACGATGTATTGAACTGGCTAAAAATGGACTTGGAAACACATACCCGAACCCTCTTGTTGGCTCGGTAATAGTATATCAGGACAAAATCATCGGGGAAGGTTGGCATAAAAGAGCCGGAGAACCGCATGCAGAGGTTAATGCAATTAACTCCGTCCGCAACAGGAATCTGTTAAAAAAAGCTACCATATATGTCAGTTTAGAGCCTTGTAGTCATTTTGGAAAAACACCTCCGTGCAGCGATTTGATTATATCTTCAGGCATAAAGAATGTAGTCGTTGGAGCCATCGATCCGTTTGTAGAAGTAGCCGGCAGAGGGATTAAAAAGATGATAGAAGCAGGATGTAATGTAACTGTCGGTGTATTAGACGAAGAATGTCAGGCCCTGAACAAACGCTTTTTTACTTTTCACAACAAAAAGAGACCTTACATCATTTTAAAATGGGCTGAAAGTGCCGACGGATATGTAAGTCCTGTTAAAAAAAACATCAAAGAACCGGTTTGGCTTACCAATCAATATTCAAGACAACTGGTTCATAAATGGCGAAGTGAAGAACAAGCCATTTTAGTTGGCACCAATACGGTATTGGATGACAACCCAAAACTGAATACAAGAGACTGGAAAGGCCTATCGCCTGTCAGAGTTGTTATTGACAAAAACCTGAAAACCTATCCCGACCATTGCATTTGGAATGGACATGTAAAAACCTTTATCATTACAGACCTATCAAGTGAAGATAAAAACCTTTCTGACAACATCATTTTACAAAAAGTTGATTTTCAAAAACCTGTCATCCATGAAATTTGCAAAATACTTTTTCAGGAAGGTCTTCAAAGTATTATTATAGAAGGTGGTTCCAAAACGTTACAAAACTTTATTGATGAAAATCTGTGGGATGAGATCAGAAAATTTAAAAGTAAGGTTGTATTAAACGAGGGGACTCCTGCACCTGTCACGGGTGCAACAATTATAAGTGCTGAAAAAATACTAACCGACAACCTTTTTTATTACTACAACAATGATTAA
- a CDS encoding HAD family hydrolase, whose amino-acid sequence MIKNIIFDFGDVFINLDKPATVNQLSKLDSSFCVSGKMNEINEAYEKGLIATDAFVSFYKSKFPAINEASLINAWNAIILDLPEYRLSFLEQLANEKKYRLFLLSNTNELHIEHVINTCGSDTFNRFKDCFEKFYLSYEIRYRKPDPEIYKYVLSENKLNPEETLFIDDVKENTDAASALRIKTWNLKPGIDDVTMLKDQTCFG is encoded by the coding sequence ATGATTAAAAATATAATTTTCGACTTTGGTGATGTATTTATCAATCTGGATAAGCCTGCAACCGTAAATCAGCTTTCAAAATTGGATAGCAGCTTTTGTGTTTCCGGTAAAATGAACGAGATCAATGAAGCATACGAAAAAGGACTGATCGCTACCGACGCCTTCGTTTCATTTTATAAAAGCAAATTTCCAGCGATTAATGAAGCATCCCTGATAAATGCATGGAATGCCATTATCTTGGACCTGCCGGAATACAGGCTTTCTTTTTTGGAGCAACTTGCAAACGAAAAAAAATACCGCCTTTTTTTACTTAGCAACACCAATGAACTACACATTGAACATGTAATAAATACCTGCGGTTCAGACACCTTTAACCGGTTTAAAGACTGCTTCGAAAAATTTTACTTGTCGTATGAAATTCGTTATAGAAAACCTGATCCCGAGATCTATAAATATGTTTTATCTGAAAACAAGCTCAATCCGGAAGAAACCTTATTTATTGATGACGTTAAAGAGAATACCGATGCGGCTTCGGCTCTCCGTATTAAAACCTGGAACCTAAAGCCCGGAATTGACGATGTAACGATGTTAAAGGATCAAACCTGTTTCGGATAA